One genomic region from Spirosoma sp. KCTC 42546 encodes:
- the rpsO gene encoding 30S ribosomal protein S15: MYLTTEKKQEIFSTSGHAKSATDTGSAESQIALFTYRISHLTEHLKVHKHDYGTQLGLLKLVGKRRRLLNYLLHKDITRYRAILAALGLRK; encoded by the coding sequence ATGTATCTAACGACCGAAAAAAAACAGGAGATATTCTCCACCTCGGGCCACGCCAAAAGCGCAACGGACACCGGGTCGGCCGAATCCCAGATCGCGCTGTTCACTTACCGGATCAGTCATTTAACTGAGCACCTAAAAGTTCACAAGCACGATTACGGCACCCAATTGGGTCTTTTAAAATTAGTAGGTAAGCGTCGGCGGTTGCTGAATTACCTCCTTCACAAAGACATCACGCGTTACCGGGCTATTCTGGCCGCGTTAGGATTGCGGAAGTAA